A segment of the Leptidea sinapis chromosome 21, ilLepSina1.1, whole genome shotgun sequence genome:
aatattgtttgcaCTCGGAAGCATTATCGGGCGTGTACTTTCAGTCTTTTCatctacataaaatattgtattaactaTTAAcgcattaaataacttaaaacaatagataattcTCACACACATTCACAGCACATACTGTAAtccaattaatttttaaaaataaataattctagaaATGCATTTTAACTCGGTACGACGTAATGTGCGCCAATTGAGGCTgtcacataaattaaaaattttgttacacTAATAAGTACcaacaaaaacaaacataacattaagtacaacattacaaaacATAAAATTGTGACACGTATTAAAGGTATTTTGATAGTATTAGAAGCTAATATCACTAGAAAGGAAAGAAACGAGATTCCTTGGGTTATCaagaattataatattgtaactctTGAAACATGAATTGGACAAGTTGTGTCATCCAGTTCATAGGTTCAAGTTTCGTTTCAAGTCAGCGTATCTCATTATCTCGATATATAGCACCGTACAATATGCAATCACAATTTACCCCGCGCTGATTTGAAACGAAACTCATAATAATCTTTCTTAATCAATATAATCTTACGCTGTAGGcttaaagttattaataatcTACAATACAatctaaacttaaaaatacCCCTTACCATCACCAAAACATTGCACATAATACCCGAtactttgattttttaattgCATTCCAGCCTAACTCACAGGCAGATGCgattgttaaaaaattaaaggtATTTTAAAATCTCGTCCTTAGGTAAAGTATCAAACTGATTCAGTAGATCTTTAAAACAATACATGGaagacattaatttatttatgatatattaaaaCCATTTTAATCAACGGCACTGGGTTCTTTAGCTTTTGTTTTAAGAAATAGCGGACGGAATAAATTCGTGGTTAGTAAGTTAACGTAATCAATTATGAACAGGCATTGGTAGCTGCCCTAATAGTTGATTAGCGAATGTTGCGTTTGTGAATTTAAAGTGCCTTTTATCGTAGAATTTGAGCAGCGCAGGAGAGTAGGGATGTTGTTTCTTCAAATGCATGTAATGTTCTTCAGGCTCTGACGTTGTATGTCCACATTCTTCGCAAACGTACATctgtaatgataaaaaaaagatttacaatttaaatttaaagacaaTCGTTTTTGACGATATACTTATTGGACTAATTAACTTTTCAGGACCATAAATTAacatataatgtatattttgttataacaatataaaattaccTTTGTTCGTCTTTCTTTGTATGCATACGTGTGCTGTACTCCATGAACTTTGAGGCAGTGCGATTCAAGTGAGCATCTTTGAGTAAATGATTTTTCACAGAGGTTACACTTGTACGGTCTAACACCAGTATGTGTTCTTGTATGTCTCTTTAGATCAAAAGTGTCATTGAAACCCTTTCCGCAAAATGTGCAAAGGTATCTTTTAACATCTGAGTGGCATTTCATATGCCTATTTAAAAGCCTCTGTAAACTGAAGTTCTTCGAGCAAACTCTGCACACAAATTTAGAAGGATCATCGTCGCAAACTAatacttgtttatttttttcttcttcccTTTGCCTGGCGTTTGCTTCTGTGGCTAATGGATTCTTAACGCCGTGACCTCCGTTAATAAACTCCAACGGTAATTCTGCTGGTAATCCCAACtgtaaataattgataatttaataatcaaatcaaactaaTACGAAACTAACTTTCAATTATCAAAAAGTCTTATTTAAATGCTGAGCGTTTATAAAAGAgcttttgattgaaaagactATAAAGATAGACTATAGTAGAAATTGCAATAGGTTAAAGCATAAGTTGATTCAGGCTTGGcgttatttaattactttatttttgtacCGATCTTTAATGTCACCGTATtgaataaatatctatatagtaCATTCGTGATGACATCAAAGAAAATTGTGCAGAGCTTCGCCTTAAAATCAAATGATGCTTACCCTTTGTTGCAAGATTTGGACTTTAGTATCGTTGACAGAGCCTTTCTTCAAACTTACAGCAGCAGCAGGACTGAGTGATGAAGTCTCAAGATGATTTGTGCTGTCCAATGAGTTGTTGCCTCCCGGTGATGGAAGTGAGACACCAGTTGGTGAATCTAAGTCCAATGAATGACTAGCAAAAGGGAACCCAGGAGATAATATTTGTTGTCTTTGTTGCAATTGTACATGGATTTGAAGTTGTTGCATTTGTCCTTCGTTATGTTGTAAGAGCGCTGGGTTGAGCTGCATTAATAAATCTGGTCGTTCTTTTGAAAAGCCGTAAGATGAGCCTTGTTCGAAAGCTAAGTAATTAGCTTTTTCATAATATTGCCGACTTAGGGTTACTTGTTCTGCCAAAGATTCTATATCGACAGCAGCATTATGGACAGAATCTGGAGTAATTGATGAGGATTCTCGAATTTCTGAATCTGTTATTTGTTCAACGTGATTGTTCAGCAGACTGGCGAAGTCTTCTGTAGAATCAGAAAGATTATTTAGTATTGCTTCATTGGAAGCAAATGTTAACGTAGTGTAAAATTGGTTGTTGTCTATAACGTCGTCTCCCATATCAACTACCATAGAATCGTCAAAATTGTTACTGTAATTTCCAATGGGCCCaatattttctaatttattttcgATTCGATCGTAGTCAATGTCTTCATCTTTGAGTGCTATCCCATAATGAGCATTTTGCATTAAGGAATACTGTTTACTTTGCTCTGGAAAGTTTGTATTAGCGTTCTCAGCATTTTCACAATCCATATTGAATCCGTTTATCATATTAAATTCATTGGCAAAATTGCTATTAGCATTAAATGAACTTTGTCCATTTTTAGTATTTGGTCCGAGAGTTTCGTAAAATGGTGGGAGGCTGCCTGTCGGTGGACTATTTGGTCCATAATTAGATCTACCATCACGACCATTACCACCACTGCCTGATCCTCCGCCCAATGCTCCTCCACCTCCCGAAGAGGGCGCAGCACTACCTGCTCCAGAAC
Coding sequences within it:
- the LOC126970622 gene encoding transcriptional regulator ovo-like isoform X1; protein product: MPKIFLIKKRLHEQQLGLQESQELLTGKSDPLCTGSPLDDGPIPLLSKKDKECIDRDIFGDSNGRKSPNERRTKEPRRFISSILGGEIPYGSHRGHVLTQAERKQYLPVAVADDRKTDDKPLIKEEKDCLQSELVVLPSRNSPSPDSIPSPAIDHNIRCQKVSVIQRTPSQSQFRDNKKELSEISLPATLPSTEPEQEQPIDYAIAKKRGETEDEETEKKIREQRRTSSSKIANSILARPVLVLRNCPGNKVPGIINAAAGHGRSTNGNSSNSSSQSTGGSGSYSSGAGSAAPSSGGGGALGGGSGSGGNGRDGRSNYGPNSPPTGSLPPFYETLGPNTKNGQSSFNANSNFANEFNMINGFNMDCENAENANTNFPEQSKQYSLMQNAHYGIALKDEDIDYDRIENKLENIGPIGNYSNNFDDSMVVDMGDDVIDNNQFYTTLTFASNEAILNNLSDSTEDFASLLNNHVEQITDSEIRESSSITPDSVHNAAVDIESLAEQVTLSRQYYEKANYLAFEQGSSYGFSKERPDLLMQLNPALLQHNEGQMQQLQIHVQLQQRQQILSPGFPFASHSLDLDSPTGVSLPSPGGNNSLDSTNHLETSSLSPAAAVSLKKGSVNDTKVQILQQRLGLPAELPLEFINGGHGVKNPLATEANARQREEEKNKQVLVCDDDPSKFVCRVCSKNFSLQRLLNRHMKCHSDVKRYLCTFCGKGFNDTFDLKRHTRTHTGVRPYKCNLCEKSFTQRCSLESHCLKVHGVQHTYAYKERRTKMYVCEECGHTTSEPEEHYMHLKKQHPYSPALLKFYDKRHFKFTNATFANQLLGQLPMPVHN
- the LOC126970622 gene encoding transcriptional regulator ovo-like isoform X2 translates to MPKIFLIKKRLHEQQLGLQESQELLTGKSDPLCTGSPLDDGPIPLLSKKDKECIDRDIFGDSNGRKSPNERRTKEPRRFISSILGGEIPYGSHRGHVLTQAERKQYLPVAVADDRKTDDKPLIKEEKDCLQSELVVLPSRNSPSPDSIPSPAIDHNIRCQKVSVIQRTPSQSQFRDNKKELSEISLPATLPSTEPEQEQPIDYAIAKKRGETEDEETEKKIREQRRTSSSKIANSILARPVLVLRNCPGNKVPGIINAAAGHGRSTNGNSSNSSSQSTGGSGSYSSGAGSAAPSSGGGGALGGGSGSGGNGRDGRSNYGPNSPPTGSLPPFYETLGPNTKNGQSSFNANSNFANEFNMINGFNMDCENAENANTNFPEQSKQYSLMQNAHYGIALKDEDIDYDRIENKLENIGPIGNYSNNFDDSMVVDMGDDVIDNNQFYTTLTFASNEAILNNLSDSTEDFASLLNNHVEQITDSEIRESSSITPDSVHNAAVDIESLAEQVTLSRQYYEKANYLAFEQGSSYGFSKERPDLLMQLNPALLQHNEGQMQQLQIHVQLQQRQQILSPGFPFASHSLDLDSPTGVSLPSPGGNNSLDSTNHLETSSLSPAAALGLPAELPLEFINGGHGVKNPLATEANARQREEEKNKQVLVCDDDPSKFVCRVCSKNFSLQRLLNRHMKCHSDVKRYLCTFCGKGFNDTFDLKRHTRTHTGVRPYKCNLCEKSFTQRCSLESHCLKVHGVQHTYAYKERRTKMYVCEECGHTTSEPEEHYMHLKKQHPYSPALLKFYDKRHFKFTNATFANQLLGQLPMPVHN